A stretch of the Duncaniella dubosii genome encodes the following:
- a CDS encoding 4Fe-4S binding protein has protein sequence MRTHVFYNLPESACYGCQACAQICPVGAIEMLNNREGFLYPKINSTKCIECNLCEKTCPTQENVVNPLFHTLPKDVQAAWNINFEDRLTSTSGGIFYVLGRKWIENGGIVYGVDFDDHLNVVHTRVNNIAGLQRLRGSKYVQSDITGILQQVKDDLKNGLKVLFSGTPCQVGGLRTFLKKIMRI, from the coding sequence ATGCGAACACATGTATTTTATAACTTACCAGAGTCGGCTTGTTACGGCTGTCAGGCTTGTGCCCAAATATGTCCGGTAGGAGCTATAGAAATGCTCAATAACAGAGAAGGTTTCTTGTATCCTAAAATTAACTCTACGAAATGTATAGAGTGTAATCTTTGCGAAAAGACATGTCCAACACAAGAAAATGTAGTGAATCCTCTTTTCCATACATTACCAAAAGATGTACAAGCTGCATGGAATATAAATTTTGAAGATAGACTCACATCAACTTCTGGTGGTATATTTTATGTATTAGGCAGGAAATGGATAGAAAACGGAGGGATAGTCTATGGAGTAGATTTTGATGACCATCTAAATGTTGTTCATACAAGAGTTAATAACATAGCTGGACTTCAGCGTTTAAGAGGTTCAAAATACGTACAAAGTGATATTACCGGAATCTTACAACAAGTAAAAGACGATTTAAAAAATGGGCTAAAGGTTCTGTTTTCAGGAACTCCTTGTCAAGTCGGAGGCTTAAGAACATTTCTAAAAAAGATTATGAGAATTTAG
- a CDS encoding oligosaccharide flippase family protein — translation MGLKKNIVYSAVLQGANYIFQFITFPYASRVLGPDGIGLYNYATSIVQYFMLFAAMGILNLGTREIAKCTSQQQLNLTFSKLLVTNILISLGVLVIYIPLIFLIPQFYEIKAYLFIGIFQIIFNAITIEWLFRGIQNFKFITLRAVIIRIIYVILVFVLVNNHNDVMTYYLLSVLTLVANGIINWKYAKRATQFIKVNIIDSLNQYLKPMFLLGSQALISFFYVGFNTVYLGFICNEAQVGYFSTATKIIIIILALYTAYSTAMMPKLSSLVASGNKEQESYLIYSSIELLCCFSFPLIIILLFYSDIIIYLIAGSQYNESISILTIGAPLILILGLNQILFVQVLLPRGHDKAIAKICLYGASVGILLNIILVGYLNLQSLGSIITWFTAESIVIAVAILYLRKIINPIYFIKKLLHYGSIYLPLGILVLFVNIFITSRWFSLACAIVAIIIYSHIAMIYLIKQNQYLSLIHKFKHI, via the coding sequence ATGGGCTTAAAAAAAAACATTGTTTATAGTGCTGTCCTACAAGGTGCAAATTATATATTTCAATTTATAACTTTTCCTTATGCCTCACGAGTTTTAGGTCCAGATGGCATTGGCCTCTACAATTATGCAACAAGCATTGTCCAATATTTTATGTTATTTGCGGCAATGGGTATCTTAAATTTAGGAACACGAGAAATAGCAAAATGTACATCTCAACAACAATTAAATCTAACTTTTTCCAAGCTATTAGTCACAAATATTCTCATCTCTCTGGGAGTATTAGTTATCTATATCCCTTTGATTTTTTTGATACCACAATTTTATGAAATAAAAGCTTACCTATTCATTGGTATATTCCAAATCATATTTAATGCCATAACCATTGAGTGGTTATTTCGAGGCATTCAAAATTTTAAATTTATAACTCTCCGCGCCGTAATAATTCGTATAATATATGTTATTCTCGTTTTTGTTCTTGTAAATAATCATAATGATGTAATGACATATTATTTACTCTCTGTTTTAACTCTGGTCGCAAATGGCATTATAAATTGGAAATATGCAAAACGTGCGACACAATTTATAAAAGTAAATATAATAGATTCTTTAAATCAATACCTAAAACCAATGTTCCTTTTAGGTTCTCAAGCGCTAATATCATTCTTTTATGTTGGATTCAATACTGTTTACTTAGGTTTCATCTGTAACGAAGCCCAAGTCGGTTATTTTTCCACAGCGACTAAAATTATCATAATAATTTTAGCCTTATATACCGCTTACTCCACTGCCATGATGCCTAAATTAAGTTCTTTGGTTGCATCTGGAAATAAAGAACAAGAGTCATATCTTATTTACTCCTCCATTGAATTATTGTGTTGTTTCTCCTTTCCTCTTATAATTATTTTGTTGTTTTATTCAGATATAATTATATACTTAATCGCAGGTTCCCAATATAATGAATCAATTTCAATATTAACAATAGGAGCTCCTCTAATCTTAATATTAGGCTTAAACCAGATTCTTTTTGTCCAAGTATTACTCCCAAGAGGACACGACAAAGCCATAGCAAAAATTTGCCTTTATGGAGCATCTGTTGGCATTCTTCTAAATATTATATTAGTTGGTTATCTTAACTTACAATCATTAGGTTCTATTATTACTTGGTTTACTGCTGAAAGTATTGTCATAGCAGTTGCAATACTTTACTTACGCAAAATAATCAATCCCATTTATTTCATAAAAAAATTATTGCACTACGGAAGTATATATTTGCCATTGGGTATTTTAGTCTTATTTGTAAATATCTTTATAACATCTAGATGGTTTAGCCTGGCTTGTGCTATCGTAGCGATTATTATTTATAGCCATATTGCTATGATATACCTAATAAAACAAAATCAGTATTTATCATTAATTCATAAATTTAAACATATATAA
- a CDS encoding glycosyltransferase WbsX family protein — MKIIPLYLPQFHTIPENDEWWGKGFTEWVNVKSAQPLFPGHNQPRVPLNNNYYDLSELDTLKWQCQIAREHGIYGFAMYHYWFNGHKLLEKPMEMLLAHPEIDINYMISWANHDWNDGWKATAGNVRTLIAHDFDDEDDWVNHFNYMLPFFNDSRYIKEDGMPLLIIYVPQLIGKLTKMLDTWTKMAKEAGFPGIKYIYQSVTACIDKSWDRSRFTYGIQFHPGYVQYMTGKSWKRWWFKSVVKYSRRVKGMFGIKRGLSIHHPKTVKTVDYDSDWKKILALKPDNSTMLPSAIVDWDNTPRKKSSGWCYTGQTPKKFKKYLKELVIKARKEYNTDKIFVFAWNEWAEGGYLEPDKKNGYSNLEAIKETLQETGEWNF; from the coding sequence ATGAAAATAATTCCTCTATATCTCCCACAGTTTCACACAATACCAGAAAATGATGAATGGTGGGGAAAAGGCTTTACTGAATGGGTTAATGTCAAATCCGCACAGCCTCTATTTCCCGGTCATAATCAACCACGTGTACCACTAAACAACAATTATTATGACCTTTCTGAATTAGATACACTAAAATGGCAATGTCAAATAGCTCGTGAACATGGTATTTATGGGTTTGCAATGTATCATTATTGGTTTAACGGTCATAAACTATTGGAAAAGCCAATGGAAATGCTTTTAGCTCATCCAGAGATTGATATTAATTACATGATTTCATGGGCAAATCATGATTGGAATGATGGATGGAAAGCAACTGCAGGAAACGTTAGGACTTTAATTGCTCATGATTTTGATGACGAAGATGATTGGGTTAATCATTTCAACTATATGTTACCCTTTTTCAATGATTCACGTTATATAAAAGAAGATGGGATGCCATTATTAATAATATACGTTCCACAGCTCATAGGCAAGCTGACTAAAATGCTGGATACATGGACTAAAATGGCAAAAGAGGCTGGGTTTCCAGGTATAAAGTATATTTATCAGAGCGTAACGGCATGCATTGATAAAAGTTGGGATAGAAGTCGTTTCACATATGGAATTCAATTTCATCCTGGATATGTACAATATATGACTGGAAAATCATGGAAACGATGGTGGTTTAAATCTGTAGTAAAATATTCCCGTAGAGTCAAAGGTATGTTTGGAATAAAACGAGGATTATCTATCCATCATCCTAAAACCGTAAAAACAGTCGATTACGATTCCGATTGGAAAAAGATATTGGCATTAAAACCAGATAATTCAACGATGCTTCCGTCAGCAATAGTCGATTGGGATAATACACCTCGAAAAAAATCATCAGGATGGTGTTATACCGGTCAAACGCCTAAAAAGTTCAAAAAATATCTTAAAGAACTGGTAATTAAAGCTCGGAAAGAATATAATACTGATAAAATATTTGTATTTGCATGGAATGAATGGGCCGAGGGCGGATACCTCGAACCAGATAAAAAAAACGGTTATAGTAATTTAGAGGCCATCAAGGAAACTCTACAAGAAACTGGTGAATGGAATTTTTAA